One part of the Sorangiineae bacterium MSr11954 genome encodes these proteins:
- the clpB gene encoding ATP-dependent chaperone ClpB: MRPDRMTTKSQEAFREGLDLAARRGNPELYPEHILLAMLQQEGGVAGPLLQKAGADPAQLAAAAERRLDGFPKVSGGAEPGLSRRTLEMVRRAEDEAKSLKDDFVSVEHYLLAMAKSDREVQSLLEQSGKVNYDRLLAALATVRGSQRVVDRDPEGKFQALDKYTRDLTDAARKGKSDPVVGRDEEIRRVMQVLSRRTKNNPVLIGEPGVGKTAIVEGIAQRIVRGDVPESLKNKRLVSLDMGALVAGAKYRGEFEDRLKAVLKEVETAAGQIVLFIDEIHTIVGAGAAEGSMDAANLLKPALARGELRCIGATTLDEYRKRIEKDAALERRFQPVFVSQPTVEDTIAILRGLKERYEIHHGIRIQDAALVAAATLSDRYLTERFLPDKAIDLIDEAAAKIKMEVDSMPSEIDSLQRKVMQLQIEQQALKKERDPASKARLEAVGRELAELEEKSSAMRAQWLREKEIIEQIRKAQPELETLRAEQENAERVGDLGRAAQIKYGKIPELDKRIEELRRTLGKVQEKTSYLREEVTDNDVAAIVSKWTGIPITKMLQGEMQKLLHIEEALRKRVVGQEAAVEAVANAVRRSRAGLGDDRRPIGSFLFLGPTGVGKTELARALAEYLFDEERAMLRLDMSEYMEKHTVSRLIGAPPGYVGYEEGGQLTEPVRRRPYSVVLFDEVEKAHADVWNVLLQVLDDGRLTDGQGRTVDFKNTVIILTSNIASAQMQAIEARGDFEPDDKRELLRRAAMDEVRKAFRPEFVNRLDEIVVFEPLKRTEIRSIVDIQLRRFQARLDRRDLRVEVTDAAKDYLGEVGWDPQYGARPLKRAMVRYLEDPLAKRVLAGDFPAGTTILVDRGSDGLTFRSEIQN, encoded by the coding sequence ATGCGTCCCGACCGTATGACCACGAAGAGCCAAGAGGCATTTCGCGAGGGCCTCGATTTGGCCGCGCGACGAGGAAACCCCGAACTTTATCCCGAGCACATCTTGCTCGCGATGCTCCAGCAAGAAGGCGGCGTGGCCGGGCCGTTGCTGCAGAAAGCCGGCGCCGATCCCGCGCAGTTGGCCGCGGCGGCGGAGCGCCGGTTGGACGGTTTTCCCAAGGTTTCGGGCGGCGCCGAGCCAGGTCTTTCACGCCGGACCTTGGAGATGGTGCGCCGCGCCGAGGACGAAGCGAAGTCGCTCAAAGACGACTTCGTATCGGTCGAGCACTACCTGCTCGCCATGGCCAAGAGCGATCGCGAGGTGCAATCGCTCTTGGAGCAATCGGGTAAGGTCAACTACGACCGCTTGCTCGCGGCGCTCGCCACGGTGCGCGGGAGTCAACGCGTGGTCGACCGCGATCCCGAGGGGAAATTCCAAGCGCTCGACAAGTACACGCGCGACCTCACCGACGCCGCCCGCAAGGGAAAGAGCGATCCGGTGGTGGGACGCGACGAAGAGATCCGCCGCGTGATGCAGGTGCTCTCGCGCCGCACCAAGAACAACCCCGTCCTCATCGGTGAGCCGGGCGTCGGCAAGACCGCCATCGTCGAGGGCATCGCGCAGCGCATCGTGCGCGGCGACGTGCCCGAGTCGCTGAAGAACAAGCGCCTGGTGTCGCTCGATATGGGCGCGCTGGTGGCGGGCGCGAAGTACCGCGGCGAGTTCGAGGACCGGCTCAAGGCTGTGCTCAAAGAGGTGGAGACCGCGGCAGGACAGATCGTCCTGTTCATCGACGAGATCCACACCATCGTCGGCGCAGGCGCGGCCGAAGGATCGATGGATGCCGCGAACCTCTTGAAGCCCGCGCTGGCGCGCGGAGAGCTGCGCTGCATCGGCGCGACCACGCTCGACGAATATCGAAAACGCATCGAGAAGGACGCCGCGCTCGAGCGGCGCTTCCAGCCGGTGTTCGTGTCCCAGCCGACGGTGGAGGACACCATCGCCATCCTGCGCGGCCTCAAGGAGCGCTACGAGATTCACCACGGCATCCGCATCCAAGACGCGGCGCTGGTGGCGGCGGCCACCCTCTCGGATCGGTACCTCACCGAGCGCTTCCTCCCGGACAAGGCCATCGACTTGATCGACGAGGCGGCCGCGAAGATCAAAATGGAAGTCGACAGCATGCCGTCCGAGATCGACTCCCTTCAGCGCAAGGTGATGCAGCTGCAGATCGAGCAGCAAGCGCTGAAGAAGGAGCGCGATCCGGCCTCCAAGGCGCGGCTCGAGGCTGTGGGCCGGGAGCTGGCGGAGCTGGAGGAAAAGTCGAGCGCCATGCGCGCGCAATGGCTCCGCGAGAAGGAGATCATCGAGCAGATTCGGAAGGCGCAGCCGGAGCTGGAGACCCTTCGCGCCGAGCAGGAGAACGCGGAGCGCGTGGGCGATCTCGGTCGGGCCGCGCAGATCAAGTACGGGAAGATCCCCGAGCTCGACAAGCGCATCGAGGAGCTGCGGCGCACCTTGGGCAAGGTGCAGGAGAAGACGTCGTACTTGCGCGAGGAGGTCACGGACAACGACGTGGCCGCCATCGTGTCGAAGTGGACGGGTATCCCCATCACCAAGATGCTCCAAGGCGAAATGCAGAAGCTGCTTCACATCGAAGAAGCCCTGCGCAAGCGGGTGGTCGGCCAAGAAGCGGCCGTGGAGGCCGTGGCCAACGCCGTGCGGCGCTCCAGGGCCGGTTTGGGCGACGATCGGAGGCCCATCGGGAGCTTCCTCTTTCTGGGCCCCACGGGCGTCGGCAAGACGGAGCTGGCGCGCGCGCTGGCCGAGTACCTGTTCGATGAAGAGCGCGCCATGTTGCGCCTCGACATGAGCGAGTACATGGAAAAGCACACGGTTTCGCGCCTGATCGGCGCGCCGCCGGGCTATGTCGGCTACGAGGAAGGCGGCCAGCTCACCGAGCCCGTGCGTCGCCGTCCCTACTCGGTGGTCCTCTTCGACGAGGTCGAGAAGGCCCACGCCGACGTGTGGAACGTGCTCCTCCAGGTGCTCGACGACGGCCGCCTCACCGACGGGCAAGGGCGCACGGTCGACTTCAAGAACACCGTGATCATCCTGACGAGCAACATCGCCTCCGCGCAGATGCAGGCCATCGAAGCGCGCGGAGACTTTGAGCCGGACGACAAGCGCGAGCTGCTCCGCCGTGCGGCCATGGATGAAGTGCGCAAAGCGTTCCGGCCGGAGTTCGTGAACCGGCTCGACGAGATCGTCGTGTTCGAGCCGCTGAAGCGCACCGAGATCCGGTCCATCGTCGACATCCAGCTGCGACGCTTCCAAGCGCGGCTCGATCGGCGCGACCTGAGGGTCGAGGTGACCGATGCGGCCAAGGACTACCTCGGCGAGGTGGGCTGGGATCCGCAGTACGGCGCCCGCCCGCTCAAGCGCGCCATGGTGCGCTACCTGGAGGATCCACTGGCGAAGCGAGTTCTTGCGGGCGATTTTCCGGCCGGAACGACCATCCTCGTGGACCGCGGGAGCGATGGGCTGACATTTCGATCCGAGATCCAAAATTAG
- a CDS encoding DUF3488 and transglutaminase-like domain-containing protein, with product MRFGLVHRLMTDALATLGILAIVSTAALSPWTNALLMFGLIGALLVPERWQSRPALRHLASAGPLVIFVIQAARLVAGRPMLDVSVEFAALLQIVRLATRRGAAHDQQIIVLALLHFVAGTVLGGGLTYGLCFLGFLVVAPGALVLSHLRREVEGNYRQGARDRTGLPVDVPRILRSRRVVGRGFLASTCLISVPIFLFTAALFVLFPRVGLSLLLLNHPRPGRMVGFSDRVDLGDVGALRTDLSSAVALRFDVPDLPEPRPSRMVLRLRGTAFDAYDGRAWLRTQAERRVADRALPGSEMYPLVRTPDPEHDRRVTFDLESLDPPVVFLPPRTIALQLHAPSQPILADALALQRGPEGEVRYSGENARGLRYDAFLAKDREPITESLSLHDRARYLALPPGLPTRLSMLAHEWTDELPNDFAKAKVVEEKLRTTYKYDFGSPSGGTKQPVDHFLFESKRGHCEFFSTAMAVLLREIGIPTRNVTGFVGGTYNRFGRYYAVRQADAHSWVEVYIDDPLHPGWHTFDPTPPAGAQPLEDTTGAVVYMRDLVEALSQRWNRYVVGYDLRTQVHLFEDATRRYERFRVQTGLNHGPLGYLTRAPVLAALLLLASFVAYILWKRRRRGRRTTERAGPKTSTEKRLESAAALYRALDGALSAQGIGRPAALPPLAHAEHLRRNQHPLADEIFALTELYLEARFGGVFLTPEATRDFERRVRMIRATRPDNTNVTRV from the coding sequence ATGCGCTTCGGACTCGTTCACCGCCTGATGACCGATGCCCTGGCCACCCTGGGCATCCTCGCCATCGTGAGCACCGCGGCCCTCAGCCCGTGGACCAACGCGCTGCTCATGTTTGGTCTCATCGGCGCGCTCCTGGTCCCCGAGCGCTGGCAAAGCCGCCCTGCCCTGCGCCACCTCGCCTCCGCCGGCCCGCTCGTCATCTTCGTCATTCAAGCCGCGCGCCTCGTCGCCGGCCGGCCCATGCTCGACGTCTCCGTCGAGTTTGCTGCGCTCCTCCAGATCGTACGCCTCGCGACCCGCCGCGGGGCCGCGCACGATCAGCAGATCATCGTCCTGGCGCTCCTGCACTTCGTCGCCGGCACGGTGCTCGGCGGAGGGCTCACCTACGGACTTTGTTTCCTCGGCTTCCTCGTCGTGGCCCCCGGTGCGCTGGTGCTCAGCCACCTGCGCCGCGAGGTCGAAGGAAACTACCGTCAAGGCGCGCGCGATCGCACCGGGCTCCCGGTCGACGTCCCCCGCATTTTGCGCAGCCGGCGCGTGGTGGGCCGCGGGTTCCTCGCGTCCACGTGCCTCATCTCGGTCCCCATCTTCCTCTTTACGGCGGCCCTCTTCGTCCTCTTTCCCCGCGTGGGGCTGTCGCTCCTTCTCCTGAACCACCCGCGCCCCGGGCGCATGGTCGGCTTCTCCGACCGGGTCGACTTGGGCGACGTCGGCGCGCTCCGCACGGATCTCTCGTCGGCCGTCGCCCTTCGGTTCGATGTGCCGGATCTTCCGGAGCCGCGGCCCTCGCGCATGGTCTTGCGCCTCCGCGGGACTGCCTTCGACGCCTATGACGGCCGCGCATGGCTTCGCACGCAGGCCGAACGACGCGTGGCCGACCGCGCCTTGCCCGGCTCCGAGATGTACCCGCTGGTCCGCACCCCGGACCCCGAGCACGATCGCCGCGTCACCTTCGACCTCGAGTCGCTCGATCCGCCGGTGGTCTTCCTGCCGCCGCGCACCATCGCCTTGCAGCTCCATGCGCCGAGCCAGCCCATCTTGGCCGACGCGCTCGCGCTCCAGCGCGGCCCCGAGGGCGAGGTGCGCTACTCCGGCGAGAACGCGCGCGGCCTTCGCTACGACGCCTTCCTCGCCAAGGACCGCGAGCCCATCACCGAATCGCTCTCCTTGCACGATCGCGCGCGCTACCTCGCGCTCCCGCCCGGGCTCCCGACCCGCCTTTCCATGCTCGCCCACGAGTGGACCGACGAGCTACCCAACGACTTCGCCAAGGCCAAGGTCGTCGAGGAGAAGCTCCGCACCACGTACAAATACGACTTTGGATCGCCGTCGGGCGGGACCAAGCAGCCCGTCGACCACTTCCTCTTCGAGTCCAAGCGCGGTCACTGCGAGTTCTTCTCCACCGCCATGGCCGTCCTCCTCCGCGAGATCGGCATCCCCACCCGCAATGTCACGGGCTTCGTCGGCGGAACGTACAACCGCTTCGGCCGCTACTACGCCGTTCGCCAGGCCGACGCGCACTCGTGGGTCGAGGTCTACATCGACGATCCGCTCCACCCCGGGTGGCACACGTTCGATCCAACACCCCCGGCCGGCGCGCAGCCGCTCGAGGACACCACGGGCGCCGTCGTCTACATGCGCGATCTCGTGGAGGCGCTCTCGCAACGGTGGAACCGCTATGTCGTGGGCTACGATCTGCGCACGCAGGTGCACCTCTTCGAGGACGCCACCCGCCGCTACGAGCGGTTTCGCGTGCAGACGGGGCTCAATCACGGCCCGCTCGGGTACCTCACGCGCGCACCCGTGCTGGCCGCGCTCCTGCTCCTCGCCTCGTTCGTCGCGTACATTCTATGGAAGCGCCGCCGGCGGGGAAGGCGAACCACGGAGCGCGCGGGGCCCAAGACGTCGACCGAGAAGCGCCTGGAGAGCGCCGCAGCCCTCTACCGTGCCCTCGATGGCGCACTTTCCGCGCAGGGCATCGGACGGCCTGCGGCGCTTCCACCGCTCGCCCACGCGGAGCATCTGCGCAGGAACCAACATCCGCTCGCCGACGAAATTTTCGCGCTGACCGAGCTCTATCTCGAGGCCCGCTTCGGGGGTGTGTTTCTAACACCTGAAGCAACGCGCGATTTTGAGCGGCGGGTGCGCATGATTCGCGCGACCCGCCCCGACAACACCAACGTCACACGAGTGTAA
- a CDS encoding Uma2 family endonuclease, whose protein sequence is MAAHARRPATYADLLALPEDVRAEIIDGHIVTMPGALPRHSKSQRAIGSFIGRPFDDDDGSGGPGGWWIFLEIDIQLGPNVVRPDLAGWRRERLPDPGDVRPILVAPDWICEILSPSNTAHDRVTKRRIYARHQVRHYWIVDPIARTLETLTLEGERWVDAGTFDDSETARVPPFEAVELPIGRLFLPRSEANDPQP, encoded by the coding sequence ATGGCTGCTCATGCTCGCCGCCCGGCCACCTACGCGGACCTGCTCGCTCTGCCCGAGGACGTGCGGGCCGAGATCATCGACGGCCACATCGTAACGATGCCGGGGGCGCTGCCGAGACACTCGAAATCGCAACGAGCGATCGGCAGTTTCATCGGGAGGCCGTTCGATGACGACGATGGTTCCGGCGGGCCCGGTGGCTGGTGGATCTTTCTCGAGATTGATATCCAGCTCGGCCCCAACGTCGTACGACCCGATCTTGCTGGCTGGCGACGCGAGCGATTGCCTGACCCCGGCGACGTTCGCCCCATCCTTGTCGCACCGGATTGGATCTGCGAGATTCTGAGCCCTTCGAACACGGCGCACGACCGCGTCACCAAGCGCAGGATCTACGCTCGGCACCAGGTGCGTCACTATTGGATCGTCGATCCCATCGCACGCACCCTCGAGACGCTCACCTTGGAAGGGGAGCGCTGGGTGGATGCCGGAACCTTCGACGACTCCGAAACCGCCCGCGTCCCCCCCTTCGAAGCCGTCGAGCTCCCGATCGGGCGCCTCTTCCTGCCACGCTCGGAAGCAAACGACCCGCAGCCGTAA
- the gyrB gene encoding DNA topoisomerase (ATP-hydrolyzing) subunit B — protein MTVLEGLEAVRKRPGMYIGDVHDGSGLHHLVWEVVDNAVDEHLGGFCSRMDVTIHFDGSVTVDDNGRGIPTGIMAARGVSAAEVVMTVLHAGGKFDHSSYKVSAGLHGVGVSAVNAVSEWFKMEIKREGHVHFQEYRRGAPLAPLAVIGDTDKTGTKMTFKPDPEIFSTTEFSYDVLASRLRELSFLNAGFIITLTDERDPSGGNIAASEGQNRREVFEYKGGIREFVELLNKAKEPVHDKVVYINAEQPQEDGHPIGVEVALQWNASYAEQIYCYTNNVHNKDGGTHLTGLRAALTRVFNTYGTAQNLFKEVKNGLSGEDIREGLTAVISVKHPDPSFDSQTKSKLVSSEVKGITEAVIGEKLGQFFEENPSTARKIMEKAILAAKAREAARKAREVVRKGAMDITSLSGKLADCQSRNPEVAEIYIVEGDSAGGSAKQGRDRKFQAILPLRGKILNVERARLDKMISSEQIGTLITALGCGIGSPESGGTFDIEKLRYHQVVLMTDADVDGSHIRTLLLTFFYRHMPEIIERGYLYIAQPPLFRVRRGKKDTYLKDQPALDRYFLEHGVRDLAVRSSRGPTVSGEPLLRLAERLRMFRRALSKIDRRADARIVAAVLRASGIGKNEIRDRAKVEGAIPKVRELLEKKYPDIFPLTIDVGWETEHGSARISVVPRPGSAARPTVVDWNLVESAEYEELYAIEQDVRSLGPAPYFVRDLSKRSAATEDVAAEGEEAEEGAAAEEAGASEAVKGEREIEDPDALWIYIDERGRKGLQLQRYKGLGEMNAEQLWETTLDPNARVMLQVRLDDAVQTDQIFSILMGDQVEPRREFIEDNALNVKNLDI, from the coding sequence ATCACCGTGCTCGAAGGGCTGGAGGCCGTTCGCAAACGCCCCGGCATGTACATCGGGGACGTGCACGATGGCTCGGGGCTCCACCACCTGGTGTGGGAAGTGGTTGACAACGCTGTCGACGAGCACCTGGGCGGGTTCTGTTCCCGCATGGACGTGACCATTCACTTCGATGGCTCCGTCACGGTGGATGACAATGGCCGCGGCATCCCCACCGGCATCATGGCTGCGCGCGGGGTGAGCGCGGCGGAAGTCGTCATGACCGTGCTGCACGCCGGCGGCAAATTCGACCACTCGAGCTACAAAGTCTCGGCCGGTTTGCATGGCGTGGGTGTGAGCGCCGTCAACGCCGTGAGCGAGTGGTTCAAGATGGAGATCAAGCGCGAAGGCCACGTGCACTTCCAAGAGTACCGTCGCGGTGCTCCCCTCGCGCCGCTCGCGGTCATCGGCGACACCGACAAGACCGGCACGAAGATGACCTTCAAGCCGGATCCGGAGATCTTCAGCACCACGGAGTTCAGCTACGACGTCCTGGCGAGCCGCCTGCGCGAGCTGTCGTTCCTCAACGCGGGATTCATCATCACGCTCACCGACGAGCGCGACCCCAGCGGTGGAAACATCGCCGCGAGCGAGGGGCAGAACCGCCGCGAGGTGTTCGAGTACAAGGGCGGCATCCGGGAGTTCGTGGAGCTGCTCAACAAGGCCAAGGAGCCGGTGCACGACAAGGTCGTGTACATCAACGCGGAGCAGCCGCAGGAAGACGGCCACCCCATCGGGGTCGAGGTCGCGCTGCAGTGGAACGCCAGCTACGCCGAGCAGATTTACTGTTACACCAACAACGTCCACAACAAGGACGGCGGCACGCACCTCACCGGTCTGCGCGCGGCGCTCACCCGCGTGTTCAACACGTACGGCACCGCGCAGAACCTCTTCAAGGAGGTCAAGAACGGGCTGTCGGGCGAGGACATCCGCGAGGGTCTCACCGCGGTCATCAGCGTCAAGCACCCGGACCCGTCGTTCGACTCCCAGACCAAGTCGAAGCTGGTCTCGAGCGAGGTCAAAGGCATCACCGAGGCGGTCATCGGTGAAAAGCTGGGTCAATTCTTCGAGGAGAACCCCTCGACGGCGCGCAAAATCATGGAGAAGGCCATCCTCGCCGCCAAGGCGCGCGAGGCGGCCCGCAAGGCGCGCGAGGTCGTCCGAAAAGGGGCGATGGACATCACGAGCTTGTCGGGCAAGCTGGCCGATTGCCAGTCGCGCAACCCCGAGGTGGCCGAGATTTACATCGTCGAGGGAGACAGCGCCGGTGGCTCGGCCAAGCAGGGCCGCGACCGCAAGTTCCAAGCGATCCTCCCGCTGCGCGGAAAGATCCTGAACGTGGAGCGCGCGCGCCTCGACAAGATGATCTCGTCCGAGCAAATCGGGACGTTGATCACGGCGCTGGGTTGCGGCATCGGCTCACCCGAGAGCGGCGGAACGTTCGACATCGAAAAGCTCCGCTACCACCAAGTCGTGCTGATGACGGACGCCGACGTCGACGGAAGCCACATCCGCACCTTGCTGCTCACGTTCTTCTACCGGCACATGCCGGAGATCATCGAGCGCGGGTACCTCTACATCGCCCAGCCGCCGCTCTTCCGCGTGCGCCGCGGCAAGAAGGACACGTACCTCAAGGACCAGCCGGCGCTCGACCGTTACTTCCTCGAGCACGGCGTGCGCGATCTGGCCGTCCGCTCGTCGCGCGGCCCCACGGTCTCGGGCGAGCCGCTGCTTCGCCTGGCCGAGCGTCTGCGCATGTTCCGTCGCGCGCTCTCGAAGATCGACCGACGCGCCGACGCGCGCATCGTGGCCGCGGTGCTTCGCGCCAGCGGCATTGGCAAGAACGAGATCCGCGATCGGGCCAAGGTCGAAGGGGCCATTCCGAAGGTGCGGGAGCTCCTGGAGAAGAAGTACCCGGACATTTTCCCGCTCACCATCGACGTGGGCTGGGAGACGGAGCACGGCTCGGCGCGCATTTCGGTCGTCCCCCGCCCCGGCTCGGCCGCGCGCCCCACGGTGGTCGATTGGAACCTGGTCGAGTCCGCGGAGTACGAAGAGCTCTACGCCATCGAACAAGACGTGCGCTCGCTGGGCCCAGCGCCCTATTTCGTGCGCGATCTGAGCAAAAGGAGCGCGGCAACGGAGGACGTGGCGGCCGAGGGCGAAGAGGCCGAAGAGGGCGCGGCCGCCGAAGAAGCGGGTGCCTCGGAGGCGGTCAAGGGCGAGCGGGAGATCGAAGACCCCGATGCGCTCTGGATTTACATCGACGAGCGCGGTCGCAAAGGCTTGCAGCTGCAGCGCTACAAGGGTCTGGGTGAGATGAACGCCGAGCAGCTCTGGGAGACCACGTTGGATCCCAACGCGCGGGTGATGCTGCAGGTGCGCCTCGACGACGCGGTGCAGACGGACCAGATCTTCAGCATCCTCATGGGCGATCAGGTCGAGCCGCGGCGCGAGTTCATCGAGGACAATGCGCTCAACGTGAAGAACCTCGACATCTGA
- the recF gene encoding DNA replication and repair protein RecF (All proteins in this family for which functions are known are DNA-binding proteins that assist the filamentation of RecA onto DNA for the initiation of recombination or recombinational repair.), whose amino-acid sequence MHPLRIEEISVRHFRNLTKVDLQPSPRFNVVYGDNGQGKTNLLEAIYLAATSRSFRTAKPGDSVEHGAEIASVRTVLAEADERREQSVGLRAGQRLLKIDGKRPATAADYAVRTPAVLFHPGDLSLSMGGGVERRRLLDRVALYLAPGSLAETLAYTRAVRERQRALETRGVEARDLEQWEELIVRHGLSVMAARHAASLDLAASMSVAFGRIAAPDLVLTVAYEPSAPNDAESYRRELVRTRRVDVKRRGASIGPHRDDLVLRLQGHRMRMVASQGQHRAVVLALKAAEMDVIGAARSVRPILLLDDVSSELDRQRTVSLFAFLREQQGQVFLTTTRPELIEMDELPDPSSVGRVDFAVSRGVISPSDPGAGNLV is encoded by the coding sequence GTGCACCCGCTCCGAATCGAAGAAATCTCCGTTCGGCACTTTCGGAACCTGACCAAGGTCGATCTCCAGCCGAGCCCGCGCTTCAACGTCGTCTACGGCGACAATGGGCAAGGCAAGACGAACCTGCTCGAGGCCATCTACCTGGCCGCCACCTCGCGCAGCTTTCGCACCGCCAAGCCCGGGGACTCGGTGGAGCACGGCGCCGAGATCGCGAGCGTGCGAACCGTGCTCGCCGAGGCCGACGAGCGGCGGGAGCAGTCGGTCGGGCTACGCGCCGGGCAGCGACTGCTCAAAATCGACGGCAAGCGCCCCGCCACCGCCGCCGATTACGCGGTTCGGACCCCCGCCGTGCTCTTTCACCCCGGCGATCTTTCGCTCTCGATGGGCGGAGGTGTGGAGCGCCGCCGCCTGCTCGATCGGGTGGCGCTGTACCTGGCGCCGGGATCCCTGGCCGAGACTTTGGCCTACACCCGCGCGGTTCGTGAGCGGCAGCGGGCGCTCGAGACCCGCGGGGTCGAGGCGCGCGATCTGGAGCAGTGGGAGGAGCTCATCGTGCGCCACGGCTTGTCCGTGATGGCGGCGCGCCATGCGGCGTCGTTGGACCTGGCCGCGTCGATGTCGGTGGCGTTTGGGCGCATCGCTGCACCGGACCTGGTGCTCACCGTGGCGTACGAGCCCTCGGCCCCCAACGACGCCGAGAGCTACCGGCGCGAGCTGGTTCGAACCCGCCGGGTGGACGTCAAACGCCGCGGTGCGAGCATCGGCCCCCACCGGGACGATCTCGTGCTTCGCCTGCAAGGGCACCGCATGCGCATGGTGGCATCGCAAGGGCAGCATCGCGCCGTCGTGCTGGCGCTCAAGGCGGCGGAGATGGACGTGATTGGCGCCGCGCGATCCGTCCGACCGATTCTCTTGTTGGACGACGTATCGAGCGAGCTCGATCGCCAGCGCACCGTTTCGCTCTTTGCGTTCTTGCGGGAGCAGCAGGGTCAAGTGTTCCTCACCACCACGCGCCCCGAGCTCATCGAAATGGACGAACTGCCCGATCCGAGCTCGGTGGGACGGGTCGATTTCGCCGTTTCACGAGGCGTTATTTCGCCCTCGGATCCGGGTGCTGGCAATTTGGTATAA